In the Aeromicrobium fastidiosum genome, GCCCCGTCAGGAAGGTGCCCTGCGTGAAGCACATCGGGGCCGACCCGTCGCAGCATCCACCGGACTGGTGGAACATCAGCGGTTTGTCGTGGGACGCCCGAAGGCCGCGGAGGAGCTCCGCAGCCTTCGGGGTGATCGCCACGCGATCCACGGTCACAGGCTGGCCATCAGAAGAAGCCGAGCTTGTTCTCGTCGTACGACACCAGCAGGTTCTTGGTCTGCTGGTAGTGGTCGAGCATCATCTTGTGGTTCTCGCGCCCGATGCCCGACGACTTGTAGCCGCCGAACGCCGCGTGGGCCGGGTACTGGTGGTAGCAGTTGGTCCACACGCGACCCGCTTGGATGTCACGGCCTGCCTTGTACGCGGTGTTGGAGTCGCGCGACCAGACGCCGGCACCCAGGCCGTAGAGGGTGTCGTTGGCGATGTCGATCGCGTCGGCGTAGTCGTCGAACCCCGTGACGGAGACGACCGGGCCGAAGATCTCCTCCTGGAAGATCCGCATCTTGTTGTGGCCCTGGAAGATCGTCGGTGCGACGTAGTAGCCGCCCGACAGGTCGCCGCCGAGGTCGACGCGCTCGCCGCCGGTGATGATGCGGGCTCCCTCCTGCACGCCGATCTCGAAGTACGACAGGATCTTCTCGAGCTGGTCGTTGCTGGCCTGGGCGCCGATCATGGTGTCGGTGTCGAGCGGGTTGCCCTGCACGATGGCCTTGACCCGCTCGGTCGCCGCCGGCAGGAACTGCTCGAGGATCGAGTTCTGGATCAACCCGCGGCTCGGGCACGTGCACACCTCGCCCTGGTTGAGTGCGAACATCGCGAAGCCCTCGAGCGCCTTGTCGTAGAACGCGTCGTCCTTGCTGGCGACGTCCTCGAAGAAGATGTTGGGGCTCTTGCCGCCGAGCTCGAGCGTCGCGGGGATGAGATTCTGGCTCGCGTACTGGGCGATCAGCCGTCCCGTCGTCGTCTCGCCGGTGAACGCGATCTTGCGGATGCGGGTGCTCGACGCCAGCGGGGCGCCGGCCTCGACGCCGAAGCCGTTGACGATGTTGATGACGCCGGCCGGCAGCAGGTCGCCGACCAGCTCGATGAACAGCATGATCGAGGCGGGCGTCTGCTCGGCCGGCTTCAGGACGACGCAGTTGCCGGCGGCCAACGCCGGGGCCAGCTTCCACGTCGCCATGAGCAGCGGGAAGTTCCAGGGGATGATCTGCCCGACGACACCGAGCGGCTCGTGGAAGTGGTAAGCGACGGTCTGCTCGTCGAGCTGCGACAGCGAGCCCTCCTGCGCACGGATCGCGCCCGCGAAGTAGCGGAAGTGGTCGACGACGAGCGGCAGGTCGGCGGCCAGGCACTCGCGCACGGGCTTGCCGTTGTCCCACGTCTCGCCGACCGCGAGCATCTCGAGGTTCTGCTCGACCCGGTCGGCGATCTGGTTCAGGATGTTGGCGCGCTCGGTCACCGACGTCTTGCCCCACGCGGGTGCCGCGGCGTGGGCCGCGTCGAGAGCGGCCTCGATGTCCTCGGCGGTGCCACGGGCGATCTCGGTGAAGACCTTGCCGTTGACCGGCGACACGTTCTCGAAGTACTGGCCCTTGACGGGCGCGACGTACTCGCCGCCGATCCAGTGGTCGTAGCGGGGCTTGTACGTGACGACGCTTCCGTCGGTTCCGGGCTGGGCGAACACGGGCATGGGGGATGCTCCTTCGGATCGGGGTTCTGTCGTGACCGTAGTCACATCCGGGTTGCTCCAACGTTGCAGCGCGCGGCTCGTTCCTCACCGCCCCAGCGGCTCCTCCGTCGCCGCTGCCGGGCTTCGCCCGGGCGCTTGTCTCGCTTCGCTCGACCAATGGGTCAGAGCTTCGCTTGACCAGGGGTCAGACGCCGAGTTCTTCGTCCAGGACGCTGAC is a window encoding:
- the exaC gene encoding acetaldehyde dehydrogenase ExaC, with translation MPVFAQPGTDGSVVTYKPRYDHWIGGEYVAPVKGQYFENVSPVNGKVFTEIARGTAEDIEAALDAAHAAAPAWGKTSVTERANILNQIADRVEQNLEMLAVGETWDNGKPVRECLAADLPLVVDHFRYFAGAIRAQEGSLSQLDEQTVAYHFHEPLGVVGQIIPWNFPLLMATWKLAPALAAGNCVVLKPAEQTPASIMLFIELVGDLLPAGVINIVNGFGVEAGAPLASSTRIRKIAFTGETTTGRLIAQYASQNLIPATLELGGKSPNIFFEDVASKDDAFYDKALEGFAMFALNQGEVCTCPSRGLIQNSILEQFLPAATERVKAIVQGNPLDTDTMIGAQASNDQLEKILSYFEIGVQEGARIITGGERVDLGGDLSGGYYVAPTIFQGHNKMRIFQEEIFGPVVSVTGFDDYADAIDIANDTLYGLGAGVWSRDSNTAYKAGRDIQAGRVWTNCYHQYPAHAAFGGYKSSGIGRENHKMMLDHYQQTKNLLVSYDENKLGFF